In the genome of Xenopus laevis strain J_2021 chromosome 1S, Xenopus_laevis_v10.1, whole genome shotgun sequence, one region contains:
- the unc119b.S gene encoding protein unc-119 homolog B-B (The RefSeq protein has 1 substitution compared to this genomic sequence), which yields MSGSNREAALAGQPKDERKKSGGGVINRLKARRVQGKESGTSDQSSITRFREEELLGLNELRPEHVLGLSRVTDNYLCKPEDNIFGIDFTRFKIRDLETGTVLFEISKPCSEQEEEEESTHLDASAGRFVRYQFTPAFLRLRKVGATVEFTVGDKPVKSFRMIERHYFRDRILKSFDFDFGFCIPNSRNTCEHMYEFPQLSEELIRLMTENPYETRSDSFYFVDNKLIMHNKADYAYNGGQ from the exons ATGAGCGGGTCTAACCGGGAGGAAGCTCTAGCTGGGCAGCCCAAAGATGAGCGAAAGAAATCGGGAGGTGGAGTGATAAACCGACTGAAGGCTCGGCGTGTGCAGGGAAAGGAATCCGGGACCTCAGATCAAAGCTCCATCACACGGTTTAGAGAAGAGGAGCTTCTGGGCTTGAACGAACTGAGACCGGAACATGTTCTGGGCCTGAGTCGGGTTACTGACA ATTACTTGTGCAAACCTGAAGATAATATCTTTGGTATTGACTTTACTCGCTTCAAAATCAGAGATCTGGAGACTGGCACGGTGCTCTTTGAGATCTCTAAACCTTGCTCAG aacaggaagaggaggaggagagcaCCCATCTAGATGCAAGTGCTGGGCGGTTTGTGCGTTATCAATTTACTCCTGCGTTTCTCAGGCTTCGAAAAGTTGGAGCAAC GGTGGAGTTTACTGTGGGGGACAAACCTGTGAAGAGTTTTCGGATGATTGAGAGGCATTATTTCCGTGATCGTATACTTAAGAGCTTTGATTTTGACTTTGGCTTCTGCATCCCCAACAGTAGAAACACCTGTGAACACATGTATGAATTTCCACAGCTGTCTGAGGAGCTAA TTCGACTAATGACCGAGAATCCTTATGAGACCCGCTCTGACAGCTTCTACTTTGTTGATAACAAGCTCATCATGCATAACAAAGCAGACTATGCCTATAATGGAGGCCAGTGA